In the genome of Candidatus Hydrogenedens sp., the window TGGGATATGTGGTATTTCATTAATCCGTTGTTGGCTTGATGGGTATACCTATCCAACAGATAATACCTATTTTGTCTGGGCGATTATTTTAGTTTCATTATCCTACATTATCAGGACCTTCTTACTAAGAGAAAAAATCAGATTAGACATTCACACGATTACTCTTCTTTCATTTATTTTTATTCTTATTCTATTACTACCTGTTTCATGGCAAATTGGAAAAACTTATCGCCATCTTATTTTATGGGCATCTTATGCTTTACTGTTTTTATCAGCATACGGAAGTATTAAGACAACTTCACAAAAGAATATCCTTACATGGGTAATTTTGTTAACCCTTGGTTTGCAAACATGGTATGCCTTTTACCATTTCCAATATGTCTTACCTTTTTTGAGAAAAAGTCTTTTAATGGACCCGTCTTTACGTATCAAGTTTTTTGGAACAGCAGAACTTTCTAAAGAACTAATTTATCGTTTTAATATCAATCGTGCCTTTGGAACAATGCTTTTTCCGAATGCGTTGGGTGGTTTTATCATCCTGCTTTTGCCTATTGTTATTTACTGGTCTTTTTATTATATTTATATGCTTTACAATGAATGGCAAATTTCTAATAAAGAACCTATTAAGAAGAAAGAGGAACGCAGTGTTTTAATACAAACGGCTATTATCTGGTTTCTTTCGACCATAATTATTTATGCTACAGAACTTTTTCCATTAACGTATACTTTTGAAGAGAATTCAAATATTGATGTCTATTTAACTGCGGGTTTCGCATCACTGATGAGTTTAATTCCGTCAGGGTTATTTGCGTGGATATGCCTTAAAAAAGGACACCCGGCGGGGAAATATTTTATTTTTTCTATTATTTTTTCACTTTGTTCTTTCTTTTCTTTATTATCTTTATGGCTAACTTATTCAAGAGGTTCTTGGGTAAGCCTTTTCCTTTCAATATTTTTGTTGTTTATGCTATTTATTTACTTCCGATATTTTGATACACAAAGGAAACGAATTTTTCAATCTATAATTTTCCTATTTATAGCTGGTTTTTGCCTTTTATCTGTCTCCCTATTAGCAAGTATGGCATTTGCAGAAAACACACAACAGGACACAACAAATAAAGAAACTTTTTCTAATGAGAAAAATACTTACAACAATTTAGGAAATGAGAATAAAGCGGCAGAGGAAATAATGGAAAGTGGAGTGGGTGTTTCATGGGAGCATTTAAGTGACCCATCTTCTTTTCGATTGCGTTGGAGTTATTGGAAAGTAGGATTAAATATGTGGTTCCATAATTTCTTTACAGGTGTTGGATTGGGAAACTTTGCGCTTGCATATCCCCACTATCAATATATAGGTGCAGGAGATGTTAAAGAGTGTCATAATGGATACCTTCAAATATTATGTGAAACAGGTATTTTAGGTGGATTTTTCTTTTTATTTTTTATTTTAACTATTTTTTATAAAATAGCACGATGTGTAAAAGAAAATAGAAATTATTATGCTATTGTGTGGAGTATTGGGATTTTAGCCTTTCTTATCCATGCTGGTCTGGATATACATTTTTCACATCCATCCCTTGTTACTTATTTCATTATAGGATTGGCGGTATTTTTAAATGAAACACAAACTGAAAAAATGAATGTTGATAGTCCTCTTCCTCAAAAAATCAATTCGCTTCCTGTAACAATTATTACCTCTCTGGCATGCTCTATTCTTCTTATCGCTTCTACCTTTCCCTATGCTCGGGATTTAGTTCGTAGTCGAATGTCTTTCCTTAATGTAGGTAAAGATACCGAAATTCCGCTTGTTTTAAAGTCTATAAATTATGTATTTACCGATGTGTTAAACTTTGCTCTCAATAAAACAGATAAACAACCAAAAATGTCCGCTACCATTCTTAAATACTTTTTTGTTGATTTGAACAAACTTAGAATGTTCGGTAATTTATATGTTCCGGAGGGACCAGGTAGTAATAAGGCAAAACTTTTACCCGAAGGAAACCCCGTTCCCGATAACGCTGTTTTACTTGTCAAAGAACCCTGGCTACTTATAAATAGAATTCGTAATTCAAGTGTTCATTATGCAGATTATCTAAAACAGGTAGATAATATCTTCCCCTATCAAGAGGATATTCCTAATTATCTTAGTGAAATAAACAAGTTGTTATTTCTGTATTCATCCCCTGAGACTGACCTTGAAATTGTCAACAATTCGCGTAAAGAAATGCTCTATTGGGCTAATGAAGCAATAAGAAGAAGTCCACATAATGGGGACCTATATTATAACTACGGGAAAGCACTTTGGTTTGCAGGAGCAAAAGATTGTAATAACCCGGACGAACAAAATTCTTACATAAAACTTGCTATTGATAATTTTGAGAAAAGTGCATCAATATGGAAAAATGTACCGTTTTATTGGGATGAATACATTGCCCATATGAAAGATGCTATTGGTTTTTTTGAAAAAAATAACTCTCCTGATGAAATAGAAATAATTCGCAAAAAAATAGATGAAGCAAGTCAATATGTAAGTGAATTAAAAGAAAAACGAGCCCAATTAAATATCTGGTAAGAACGGGAAAGTTAGAATGAGTATTGTTCATTTTTTACAAAAAAGAGTTGATAAAATTAGGAATATCCTAAAACAATACAACTGTGATGCTTTTATAAGTCTTTGCCCCATTTATAATCGTTATTTTTCAGGCTTTACAGGTTCCACATCCGCCTTGTTAGTTACACTTGAAAAAAGCTATTTCCTTACGGATTTTCGTTATGAGGAACAAGTTGGAAAAGAAGTCTTTAACTTTACAGTTATTATTGTCTCAGGAGAATTAGTAAATAATCTTTTCCAATTAATCAATTCCTTAAAAATACAAAAAATCGCTATTCATACAGAAAAAATAAGTTTACAATTAGCAGAAAAACTAAAAGAAAATTGTAAGGTGGAACTTGTTGGAATAAATGACGCTCTTTCTCAATTGCGAATGGTGAAGGAAGGTTTTGAAATAGAAACCATTCGAAATGCATGTAAAATAACAGAAACCAGTATATATAATTGTATGTCAGCACTTAAAGAAGGGGTTACAGAACGGGAAATAGCTTCTCGGATAGATTATGAATTTCGATTGCAGGGTGCTGATGGTTCTGCTTTTGACACAATTGTTTTATTTGGTAAAAATTCATCTCTGCCTCATGGCAAACCAGGTGATAAAAAACTCTCGATTGGTGATATTGTCTTAATTGATTGTGGTTGTATTT includes:
- a CDS encoding O-antigen ligase family protein translates to MKKTKKFTKKIIQEDTSNKFHFFQNGLELNEKILDIPLIYFFTTLIITFLLSAVILLLTYFNILDAFKPWFLSHFDVLNFTRYPKGSIDIGIVFASLVSVAGLAIIHPIFGICGISLIRCWLDGYTYPTDNTYFVWAIILVSLSYIIRTFLLREKIRLDIHTITLLSFIFILILLLPVSWQIGKTYRHLILWASYALLFLSAYGSIKTTSQKNILTWVILLTLGLQTWYAFYHFQYVLPFLRKSLLMDPSLRIKFFGTAELSKELIYRFNINRAFGTMLFPNALGGFIILLLPIVIYWSFYYIYMLYNEWQISNKEPIKKKEERSVLIQTAIIWFLSTIIIYATELFPLTYTFEENSNIDVYLTAGFASLMSLIPSGLFAWICLKKGHPAGKYFIFSIIFSLCSFFSLLSLWLTYSRGSWVSLFLSIFLLFMLFIYFRYFDTQRKRIFQSIIFLFIAGFCLLSVSLLASMAFAENTQQDTTNKETFSNEKNTYNNLGNENKAAEEIMESGVGVSWEHLSDPSSFRLRWSYWKVGLNMWFHNFFTGVGLGNFALAYPHYQYIGAGDVKECHNGYLQILCETGILGGFFFLFFILTIFYKIARCVKENRNYYAIVWSIGILAFLIHAGLDIHFSHPSLVTYFIIGLAVFLNETQTEKMNVDSPLPQKINSLPVTIITSLACSILLIASTFPYARDLVRSRMSFLNVGKDTEIPLVLKSINYVFTDVLNFALNKTDKQPKMSATILKYFFVDLNKLRMFGNLYVPEGPGSNKAKLLPEGNPVPDNAVLLVKEPWLLINRIRNSSVHYADYLKQVDNIFPYQEDIPNYLSEINKLLFLYSSPETDLEIVNNSRKEMLYWANEAIRRSPHNGDLYYNYGKALWFAGAKDCNNPDEQNSYIKLAIDNFEKSASIWKNVPFYWDEYIAHMKDAIGFFEKNNSPDEIEIIRKKIDEASQYVSELKEKRAQLNIW
- a CDS encoding aminopeptidase P family protein, whose translation is MSIVHFLQKRVDKIRNILKQYNCDAFISLCPIYNRYFSGFTGSTSALLVTLEKSYFLTDFRYEEQVGKEVFNFTVIIVSGELVNNLFQLINSLKIQKIAIHTEKISLQLAEKLKENCKVELVGINDALSQLRMVKEGFEIETIRNACKITETSIYNCMSALKEGVTEREIASRIDYEFRLQGADGSAFDTIVLFGKNSSLPHGKPGDKKLSIGDIVLIDCGCIYKGYCSDLTRTFVLGVIPGTWFIDMYETVLSAQLSALSVLCPGKYSNEIDNIARSYISGKGFGKYFGHGLGHGVGMEIHEPPRLNTDSSSILKEGFIITIEPGIYIPDKGGVRIEDTVLITNDGYERLTTSNKDLIVLPV